The Amycolatopsis sp. 195334CR genome window below encodes:
- a CDS encoding response regulator transcription factor, with protein sequence MTTVLICDDRRSVREGLTRVMSAVPGVSRIDCVAHGDELLARYSRQPVDVVLVGTQRAVPTGVEATRRLVSANPQANVIVFGAPDDAGSIAAAIAGGARGYLRWDASRPELVAALAHTLASTSVPAPRQPSDPGVQLTERELQVLRGMSQGKSNGQIGRELYLSEDTVKTHARRLFRKLGVRDRAQAVAHGFRRGLVS encoded by the coding sequence GTGACGACGGTCTTGATCTGCGACGACCGACGCAGTGTCCGCGAAGGGCTTACTCGCGTGATGTCTGCTGTTCCAGGGGTCAGTCGCATCGACTGCGTAGCGCACGGTGACGAGTTGCTGGCCAGGTACTCCCGGCAGCCGGTGGACGTCGTGCTCGTCGGTACCCAGCGCGCGGTGCCGACCGGGGTGGAGGCCACCCGACGGCTCGTCTCCGCGAACCCCCAGGCGAACGTCATCGTGTTCGGCGCCCCCGACGACGCGGGCAGCATCGCCGCCGCGATCGCCGGCGGGGCCCGCGGCTACCTCCGGTGGGACGCGTCCCGTCCGGAACTCGTCGCCGCACTGGCCCACACCCTCGCCAGCACCTCGGTACCGGCGCCCCGTCAGCCGTCGGACCCCGGCGTCCAGCTGACCGAGCGCGAACTCCAGGTCCTGCGCGGGATGAGCCAGGGCAAGAGCAACGGGCAGATCGGCCGCGAGCTGTACCTTTCCGAAGACACCGTGAAGACCCACGCCCGCCGGCTGTTCCGCAAGCTCGGCGTGCGCGACCGCGCCCAGGCCGTCGCCCACGGCTTCCGTCGCGGTCTGGTCTCCTGA